In one window of Juglans regia cultivar Chandler chromosome 3, Walnut 2.0, whole genome shotgun sequence DNA:
- the LOC108989077 gene encoding uncharacterized protein LOC108989077, translating into MENDKEPFAEQNDQSASATSKDDPSTRRVEELSEIVEETSPGQHQSPKNLVSEKELMVIEDTREDYLRINMPQTPSRTPKRVNFSPLPSPSSTKVNWSPGPSPSKNKLTIKTLLPKLSFKRQSNTSDIEKAAIIQLGDSPAGIWEKNPISRTLSLTKLFTSKMNTASSLPVSPIAHSNPESMHGGNVMSPLSPVKGGAWQSIHRSRSVPELSKEGSLSVRGGGFRVILTTPQRAEGAVMTTTKTSLEDETDGNGDKGEDIPEEDAVCRICYVELGVGADTFKMECSCKGELALAHKECAVKWFSIKGNKICDVCKQEVQNLPVTLLRIQNCQVLNLQESGQQADVPRYRIWQDVPVLVIVSMLAYFSFLEQLLISTMGSGAIAISLPFSCILGLLASMTATTMVRRKYVWVYAAIQFGLVVLFGHMFYSFVHIQAVLSVLVATLAGFGVTMCGHSILVEVCKWRRSLSQSNQQQGSQEVTQPDQLPETADQFQADPHHHVSGRGDVEAIHRS; encoded by the exons atggaaaatgataaggAACCCTTTGCTGAGCAGAATGACCAAAGCGCTTCCGCCACCAGCAAAGATGATCCTTCCACTCGACGG GTTGAAGAATTGAGTGAAATTGTTGAAGAAACCTCACCTGGTCAACACCAGAGTCCAAAAAATCTTGTATCGGAGAAAGAATTGATGGTTATTGAGGACACCAGAGAGGATTATTTGAGAATAAACATGCCCCAAACACCAAGTCGTACTCCTAAAAGAGTAAATTTTTCTCCATTACCGAGCCCTAGCTCTACGAAAGTTAATTGGTCCCCAGGGCCCTCAccatcaaaaaataaactaaccATAAAAACCCTTCTACCTAAACTAAGTTTCAAACGTCAAAGTAATACGTCAGACATCGAGAAGGCAGCCATTATACAACTAGGAGATTCACCTGCAGGGATATGGGAAAAGAATCCAATTTCAAGGACATTGTCTCTTACAAAGCTATTTACATCAAAAATGAATACAGCATCATCCTTACCTGTAAGCCCAATCGCTCACTCAAATCCAGAGTCTATGCATGGAGGGAACGTGATGAGTCCGTTAAGTCCTGTT AAAGGAGGGGCCTGGCAATCTATTCACCGTTCTCGTTCCGTCCCCGAGCTTAGCAAAGAAGGTAGCTTGTCTGTACGTGGTGGTGGTTTTCGTGTAATTCTCACCACACCACAGAGGGCTGAAGGGGCTGTCATGACAACAACAAAGACATCCCTAGAAGATGAAACGG ATGGGAATGGTGATAAGGGTGAAGATATTCCTGAAGAGGATGCTGTTTGTAGAATCTGCTATGTTGAACTGGGTGTGGGTGCTGACACCTTCAAGATGGAATGTAGTTGCAAAGGTGAACTTGCTTTGGCCCACAAAGAATGCGCTGTAAAATGGTTTAGTATTAAAGGtaataaaatatgtgatgtgtGCAAGCAAGAAGTTCAGAACCTACCTGTCACGCTTCTACGAATTCAAAACTGTCAGGTCCTTAACTTGCAAGAGAGTGGTCAACAAGCTGATGTTCCTAGATATAG GATATGGCAGGATGTTCCAGTTCTAGTCATTGTCAGCATGCTTGCTTACTTTTCATTTCTGGAGCAGCTTCTG ATTTCAACAATGGGATCTGGTGCAATAGCCATATCTCTCCCATTTTCCTGCATATTAGGTCTTCTTGCATCCATGACAGCTACAACAATGG TACGCAGAAAATATGTCTGGGTTTATGCGGCCATTCAATTTGGTCTGGTGGTTCTCTTCGGACATATGTTTTACTCATTT GTTCATATCCAGGCCGTTCTATCTGTTCTCGTTGCCACCCTTGCTGGGTTTGGAGTTACAATGTGTGGACATTCTATCCTTGTTGAGGTTTGTAAGTGGAGGAGGTCTTTGTCTCAATCAAATCAACAGCAGGGTTCTCAGGAGGTGACGCAACCAGATCAATTGCCTGAAACTGCAGATCAATTTCAGGCGGATCCTCATCACCATGTAAGTGGAAGGGGAGATGTAGAAGCTATCCATAGAAGCTGA